The region GGGGCGACTACGGTGTGTCCGCTTAGACCAGGTAGTTGGCCTCGTTGGCATCGAAGAGAATGTGCTTCAGTCCACCGTCGCTGAGGTGCATGTTCTCCCGGCGGTAGTGGTACGGTGGCCTTGCCAGCCCGTTGGCCGTCTTGCTGCTAACTGCACCGGTCGAAGGTGGCAGGCTGGTCGCCGGGCAGGGAATGGCCACAATCGCAACTTCGCGCAGCTTCGTCATGTGTACCAGGTTCTTGTAGAACATACGGATCACCAACCAGATGACGACGTTGAAGGCAGTGGTCACGGCACAGAAACCCCCTGGAAGGAGTAATGCATCGAACAGAGCGGTATAAGTGGCCGATTTGATCCGATGCACGGTATAACTACTTACAGTATTGCCACTTGGAGACGAACTGATAGGTCGATTTGTTGTAGGCCACCGCCAGCATGATGGAAGCGGATACGAGCGTGCCGAAAAAGTCGACCACCATCCACGGGATGAAGAACTCGTGCCGGTTGCGTAGGGTTCCGATCAGCAGTCCCAGGCAGCTCAGCACGTAGATGGTGGCCAGCGTGGTACCGATGTACAGCATGCACAGTGTCACTGTGAGTTCGAACGGAAGGAAGAGACATGTGGATGAGCGAATGGAAGAAGAGGGACGAATGGGTTCCGGATACGCACCGGAAGCAAGCTTTTCCGCCGACTTGAAGCGCCACTCGTTGATCGCCTCTTCCTGTTCGCTGGTGGTCCAGATGTACTCGCTATCCTTCTGGTCCGCGATACTCATCTGCAGGATGGTGCTCATCTCTTGGGCGTGCGCCAGTCCGAGCAGCATCACGAACAGCAAAACGTGCGCCACAAGCTATTGGGCAGACATCGGAAGGGAGGAGCAATTTGAGCGTATGGTGGATGTTGTTCTGGGGATGTAGCCGTGCAAGGTCAAGGACACGGATGAGCACTTACCACCTTATAGATGGCGATAAGAATGGCCGATATGCGTAGATACTTCGGTGATACCGGCACGGTTACGATATCGCGGATGCGATTTACGAGATACATCCTGGCCGATTCCGGGTGTTGTCTTTGATTCAATCTATTTCACAGAACGATACATACGATAGAACATGCAACTGATTACATTCCacaataattttgttttctcttctcgtCCTTTTACAGACTGCTGCAGTTCCAGAGACGCCAAGAAATGACGCAGTACCTACAGCAATTGGGTAAGCACCATTACcatcttttgttttcaaattgcTGCTTGTGCTCTTTCTCACTAACTGCAATGCTTCTTGCACCTACCTGGAGTTACTGGGTGTCACTGATGCGttgctggaaaatggggaatAATCACACAGAACGACACAGAATGGAAGCGCCAACCGACCTTACATGGTGAATCGCTTGGTAGACCTGGTGAGAGATGGTAGActgacaaaaatcgaaactcTAGCCTTCGGTTGTCGCGAATCCTTTGACTTGTACACCGGGCGGGTGGCAGCGCATTGGGGGGCGGTGGTTCATGTTTTTAAAATCGTGTCATGCGCACTGGGCACCTCGCTGGAGTTGGATAGTTTCGCTTTGTGGAGTAACAGCAATGCGCCTTCGAGTGAACGTGTAAACAACGGACGTTCTTCGTCGCAAGCATTATAACAATAACAAAGCATCTGTATGGTGTCCCTCGCGGGGCCATGGGTCACCGTTGGACGATGAATCAGGATTCTTTATTATCGTGTCAAGTGACACATCTAGTATGTAGCGAGAGCTCAATTGCAGGTCCTTTTTTCAGCTTTTCATGTTTAAATCATTTTGATTGAAGGTTTGGGTTGTTTTCGAAATAATctaagattttttttgtttcaaaccgttttatgattgattgatgtttgACTTGGTGAACGTTAGGGAGAAACAATTAGTAAGAACATCCTGGAAAACTCCAATGTTTGCCATGTAATTGATAAACATCTGTTCATACTTGGTGGAGCGAAATCCTCTACAATAATTTCAACGTTCTGCTACAAAcagtaaattgaaattgaattttgtatTGAGCTGATTTATATTTGCGTTATCTTTAATTGACAGTCAACCCCGCTTTTCAAATACTTAGATAGTAATGGAAAATGTGTTGAacatgcaaatgcaaatgctcgAATGCAAAATGCATAGAACTGAAAGGTTTTGTAGTTGATTTATTCCAAGAAAGCGATTGCGAACACTACATAGCTTTTATTCAATCAAAAACACTTTCACAAAATATTTAATGACTGAGATAATTTAAGTTTTACCAACGATTTTACAGTTATACTAAAAGTTATCCTGATGGGCTTTCCACTAAGACGGTTGGTAAATCAAAATCCACAGAGCGTGGTACAAGTCCAACACGTGGTAGTCAATTCATCCGTCGTAGTCTCGTTCGTGTTCGTATAGCTCGGGTCCTGGTTCATGCAATTGCTCTATTAAAGCCTGTTTTCagatagaaaagaaaagttgtGCAACAGGAGTTAAGATGTAATGAAAATTTTACATCGATATTTTCTACGATATTACTAAGATACTAAAAAAACCTTTTAAAAGATatgttttgttaaattttatgCCGTTTCGTTGCTGAGATGTGACTTATTCCGTGCGGCCAGATTCGAACCGAAACAGgcttcgcgctctctctcgctctctattgGTTCCACACGAAACCGTGGAGCAAGCAATAACGTCCCGTTTCGGAGGTTCGTCCGCGAGAGGATTCACCAGCGTTTGCTCGGAATGAACCAACGACACGAACGCGCGTTGCTCGTGTGAAAGTGAATCTCTATCTCCCGAGCATAACGAACCCCAGCATAAACCCCTTTCAATTCTGGCCGTTCCTTTGCCTCTCGTTCAAAGTGCGTACGGCTTCTCGGCTCAGACTTCGTTCGGTTCTGCGCTGAAACGCATCCTCCCATCCGGGCTCCGTTGTGCCGTTACGGGCAGTGGCGTGTATTCAAATTGTGCGATCGTTGTTGAGAACAGATCCAATAGCGGACAGATAGAAGCTGGGCATTCGGTGCAGTTATAAATTGTTCTCGTATTCGAAGCATCAAAGAGTACGTTTAGTGTTCGTAGCAGGCGATCAAAATCATATTACCGGGGTCAAGTGGTAGTCGATCAAAGTAAGTCTAGCTTTTCAGAAGAGACTTTTGTGCTCCCAGTGTTCGCTAAAATTATCCTCGGGCGGGTCGCGCGAAAAAGTGCTAGTGAGAcgcgttgcgttccgttgaTTATCGCGCCGGTGCGTGGGTGCTTATCGTGCGGTATTTAGCGCCTGATATCTGATCCGACAGCAGTGTGTGATATCGGCTAATTCAATTTGCACGTCGCATTAGATTAAGCCAAATTCGAAGACGCTGGACCGTATCGCGTGCGTCGGTGAGATATTGTGCGGCTAATTCccgggaaaagaaacaaaacaaatttcagTTATAATATTAGTGTTGTGTCGCGGTTCGTGCGTGTCATAAGTCCTTAAGCCGTCCACCGAGCGAAACTGCTGATCCTCCTCATTCGCACCAGTCCATGGggcgtttttgtttgtgtcctCCGTTAGAAAATGGTGCCAACTCAGGGAGTTTAgcgcggtgttttttttgtacagttttttgaaaacaaaaaatagttTACCGTGCGGTGCTACGTGTGTGCTTAGCGTCGTGGCGCCAAAGCCACTCACACTCGCGGCATGGCATTGGGCAGCATTGGGTTTTCAAAATTTAAGAAGTTCGTTCCCACGAACTCGCCCGTCGCGTAATCCCCATCTAGCCAGGttaaaatggtttttgtaGCGCGCTACCGCTACTTGGATCACTTTTTGGGTGGCGCGAACGTTAAGCAGTTGG is a window of Anopheles aquasalis chromosome 2, idAnoAquaMG_Q_19, whole genome shotgun sequence DNA encoding:
- the LOC126581767 gene encoding uncharacterized protein LOC126581767, whose translation is MYLVNRIRDIVTVPVSPKYLRISAILIAIYKVLVAHVLLFVMLLGLAHAQEMSTILQMSIADQKDSEYIWTTSEQEEAINEWRFKSAEKLASVTLCMLYIGTTLATIYVLSCLGLLIGTLRNRHEFFIPWMVVDFFGTLVSASIMLAVAYNKSTYQFVSKWQYWGFCAVTTAFNVVIWLVIRMFYKNLVHMTKLREVAIVAIPCPATSLPPSTGAVSSKTANGLARPPYHYRRENMHLSDGGLKHILFDANEANYLV